In the Phoenix dactylifera cultivar Barhee BC4 unplaced genomic scaffold, palm_55x_up_171113_PBpolish2nd_filt_p 000336F, whole genome shotgun sequence genome, one interval contains:
- the LOC120103803 gene encoding elongation factor 1-delta-like isoform X1 — protein sequence MNQQTVEISSCLEAMAVTFYNLNSDSGLKKLNDYLLTRSYITGYQASKDDLAVHAALSTAPSSEYVNVARWYNHIDALLKMCGVTAEGAGVKIESSASVSEGAPSSPPVADKKAPAAADDDDDMDLFGEETEEEKKAAEERAAATKASGKKKESGKSSVLLDVKPWDDETDMQKLEEAVRSVQMEGLLWGASKLAPVGYGIKKLQIMMTIVDDLVSVDDLIEEHLLAEPANEYIQSCDIVAFNKI from the exons ATGAATCAACAGACCGTA GAGATCAGTAGTTGTTTAGAAGCAATGGCTGTAACTTTCTACAATCTCAACTCAGACTCTGGCCTCAAAAAGCTTAATGATTACCTTCTTACTCGTAGTTATATAACGGG TTACCAAGCTTCCAAGGATGACCTTGCTGTGCATGCTGCACTTTCCACAGCCCCATCATCGGAGTATGTTAATGTTGCTAGGTGGTATAACCACATCGATGCTCTTTTAAAGATGTG CGGTGTCACTGCGGAAGGTGCTGGTGTGAAGATTGAATCATCTGCTTCTGTTTCTGAAGGGGCCCCATCCTCTCCTCCTGTTGCTGACAAAAAG GCCCCAGCTGCTGCTGATGACGATGATGATATGGATCTGTTTGGTGAAGAGacagaagaggaaaaaaaggcTGCTGAAGAGCGTGCAGCGGCCACTAAAGCAtctggaaagaagaaagagt CTGGAAAGTCTTCAGTACTCCTTGATGTAAAGCCTTGGGATGATGAAACAGACATGCAAAAGCTCGAGGAAGCTGTAAGGAGCGTCCAGATGGAGGGTTTGCTATGGGGAGCTT CAAAACTTGCTCCAGTTGGATATGGCATCAAAAAGTTGCAAATTATGATGACCATTGTGGATGACTTGGTTTCTGTTGATGACCTTATTGAGGAGCATCTCTTGGCTGAACCAGCAAATGAATACATTCAGAGCTGTGATATTGTGGCATTTAACAAAATCT AG
- the LOC120103803 gene encoding elongation factor 1-delta-like isoform X2, with the protein MAVTFYNLNSDSGLKKLNDYLLTRSYITGYQASKDDLAVHAALSTAPSSEYVNVARWYNHIDALLKMCGVTAEGAGVKIESSASVSEGAPSSPPVADKKAPAAADDDDDMDLFGEETEEEKKAAEERAAATKASGKKKESGKSSVLLDVKPWDDETDMQKLEEAVRSVQMEGLLWGASKLAPVGYGIKKLQIMMTIVDDLVSVDDLIEEHLLAEPANEYIQSCDIVAFNKI; encoded by the exons ATGGCTGTAACTTTCTACAATCTCAACTCAGACTCTGGCCTCAAAAAGCTTAATGATTACCTTCTTACTCGTAGTTATATAACGGG TTACCAAGCTTCCAAGGATGACCTTGCTGTGCATGCTGCACTTTCCACAGCCCCATCATCGGAGTATGTTAATGTTGCTAGGTGGTATAACCACATCGATGCTCTTTTAAAGATGTG CGGTGTCACTGCGGAAGGTGCTGGTGTGAAGATTGAATCATCTGCTTCTGTTTCTGAAGGGGCCCCATCCTCTCCTCCTGTTGCTGACAAAAAG GCCCCAGCTGCTGCTGATGACGATGATGATATGGATCTGTTTGGTGAAGAGacagaagaggaaaaaaaggcTGCTGAAGAGCGTGCAGCGGCCACTAAAGCAtctggaaagaagaaagagt CTGGAAAGTCTTCAGTACTCCTTGATGTAAAGCCTTGGGATGATGAAACAGACATGCAAAAGCTCGAGGAAGCTGTAAGGAGCGTCCAGATGGAGGGTTTGCTATGGGGAGCTT CAAAACTTGCTCCAGTTGGATATGGCATCAAAAAGTTGCAAATTATGATGACCATTGTGGATGACTTGGTTTCTGTTGATGACCTTATTGAGGAGCATCTCTTGGCTGAACCAGCAAATGAATACATTCAGAGCTGTGATATTGTGGCATTTAACAAAATCT AG